From a single Nostoc edaphicum CCNP1411 genomic region:
- a CDS encoding glycosyltransferase family 2 protein: protein MNPKVSVIIPAYNTEAYIAKSIESALEQTLTDIEVIIVDDASSDKTVEVAKSFTDQRLKVIVNQQNLGAAAARNRALRAAQGEWIAVLDSDDWYAPERLSKLVSRANEFNADMIADDVYLIKDGETSPWSTLIQESGESIEKILQIDIVYFVETDIYGETGLHLGLSKPLFKREFLVKHGIEYDEDIRMGQDFWLDMKCLIKGARFFIEPKPYYFYRSRPGSLVYQSQLPRLNQYCKATNSFMQQEVVKKNPALIRALSSNLAVYKKNLAYLQVVEPIKQGKLITALTEIRNNPGFIYDFISRLNKIIERRFQYYVMGNKSSFDIYPNIQKKRKTTN from the coding sequence ATGAATCCTAAAGTCTCTGTCATTATCCCCGCTTATAATACTGAAGCTTATATTGCGAAGTCAATAGAGTCAGCCTTAGAGCAAACGCTTACTGATATTGAAGTTATCATAGTCGATGATGCTTCAAGTGATAAAACTGTAGAAGTCGCTAAAAGTTTTACAGATCAACGTCTCAAAGTTATTGTTAATCAACAAAACCTTGGGGCTGCTGCTGCACGAAATCGTGCCCTTAGAGCAGCCCAAGGAGAATGGATTGCTGTGCTTGATTCAGATGATTGGTATGCTCCAGAAAGATTGTCTAAGCTTGTGTCACGAGCAAATGAATTCAATGCAGACATGATTGCTGACGATGTTTATTTAATCAAGGATGGTGAAACATCCCCTTGGAGCACATTGATTCAAGAAAGTGGAGAAAGTATAGAAAAAATCCTCCAAATTGATATCGTTTATTTTGTAGAAACTGATATTTATGGAGAAACAGGGTTGCATCTTGGTTTAAGCAAGCCTCTATTCAAACGAGAATTTTTGGTTAAGCACGGCATCGAATATGATGAAGACATCAGAATGGGTCAAGACTTTTGGCTTGATATGAAATGCTTAATCAAAGGAGCTCGCTTTTTTATTGAACCAAAACCTTATTATTTCTACCGTTCGCGCCCTGGTTCTCTTGTATATCAAAGCCAATTACCACGTCTAAATCAATACTGCAAGGCTACTAATTCTTTCATGCAACAAGAGGTTGTGAAAAAGAATCCAGCTTTAATTCGCGCTCTGTCTTCTAATCTTGCAGTCTATAAGAAAAATCTAGCTTACCTTCAAGTTGTAGAGCCTATAAAACAAGGAAAATTGATCACGGCATTGACAGAAATTAGGAACAATCCAGGCTTTATTTATGATTTTATTTCCAGATTGAACAAAATTATCGAGCGTCGATTTCAATACTATGTAATGGGTAATAAATCAAGTTTTGACATTTATCCTAACATACAGAAAAAACGAAAAACTACTAATTAG
- a CDS encoding anhydro-N-acetylmuramic acid kinase produces the protein MHRIEEAAVPTRVIGLISGTSVDGIDAALVEISGTELDLKVELLAGATYPYPAELREKILAVGAGVAISMAELAEIDDAIAIVFAQAAQNIQIGHQPATLIGSHGQTVYHRPPADREIEKKTTPDSPLGYSLQLGRGALIAHLTGITTVSNFRVADIAIGGHGAPLVPRVDAYLLSHPQEGRCIQNIGGIGNVAYIPPRHGDWLSKIRAWDTGPGNSLLDLAVEHLSAGTKTYDEDGNWAASGTPCHPLVEQWLNQEYFHLPPPKSTGRELFGVTYLHQCLKDAQAYQLNAADILATLTELTAASIVHSYRTFLPQMPQQVLLCGGGSRNLYLKKRLQLLLTSIPVWTTDEVGLSADFKEAIAFAVLAYWRHLGIPGNLPTATGAPQAVLLGEIHQSQS, from the coding sequence ATGCATCGAATTGAAGAAGCTGCTGTCCCTACTCGCGTTATCGGTTTAATTAGTGGCACGTCCGTAGATGGCATAGACGCTGCTTTGGTAGAGATTTCCGGTACAGAATTGGATCTCAAAGTTGAGTTGCTAGCGGGGGCAACATATCCTTATCCAGCCGAACTCAGAGAAAAAATATTGGCAGTTGGTGCAGGCGTTGCCATTTCAATGGCAGAATTGGCAGAAATAGATGATGCGATCGCCATTGTCTTTGCCCAAGCCGCTCAAAATATTCAAATTGGTCATCAGCCAGCTACTCTCATTGGCTCCCACGGTCAGACGGTTTATCATCGACCACCTGCGGATAGGGAAATAGAAAAGAAAACCACTCCCGACTCCCCACTCGGTTATAGTCTGCAACTAGGACGCGGTGCATTAATTGCCCATCTTACGGGCATTACAACTGTGAGCAACTTCCGCGTTGCTGATATTGCTATTGGTGGTCATGGTGCGCCTCTGGTGCCCAGAGTAGATGCCTATTTACTCAGTCATCCCCAGGAGGGGCGTTGTATTCAAAACATTGGTGGTATTGGCAATGTTGCTTATATTCCGCCTCGACATGGCGACTGGCTCTCAAAAATTCGTGCTTGGGATACTGGCCCCGGAAATAGTCTGTTGGATCTGGCGGTAGAGCATTTAAGCGCTGGTACTAAAACTTACGATGAAGATGGCAATTGGGCAGCAAGTGGTACTCCTTGCCATCCATTGGTAGAACAATGGCTCAACCAAGAATACTTTCATCTACCGCCGCCCAAATCCACTGGACGAGAGTTATTTGGTGTAACCTACCTGCATCAGTGTTTAAAAGATGCTCAAGCATACCAACTTAATGCTGCCGACATACTGGCAACTCTTACCGAACTGACAGCTGCTTCAATTGTTCATAGTTACCGCACTTTTTTGCCGCAAATGCCACAGCAAGTACTATTATGTGGCGGTGGTAGTCGCAATCTCTATTTGAAAAAAAGATTACAGTTATTGTTGACATCAATACCAGTCTGGACTACAGATGAAGTCGGCTTGAGTGCAGATTTTAAAGAAGCGATCGCCTTTGCAGTTTTAGCCTACTGGCGACATTTGGGCATTCCTGGCAATCTACCTACTGCCACTGGGGCACCTCAAGCAGTGCTTTTGGGAGAAATTCATCAAAGTCAGTCTTGA